Proteins encoded in a region of the Triticum dicoccoides isolate Atlit2015 ecotype Zavitan chromosome 3A, WEW_v2.0, whole genome shotgun sequence genome:
- the LOC119273235 gene encoding uncharacterized protein LOC119273235: MLTPQKRRRRRRRSPREGPSRRRRGEEGASLSGSLVELDISSTTSSAPPARQSRYHEILASRLAGLQLQAGVAVDSPNLPSDEIVQVLARSNFYDDELRAALVEYQAHKFLSEPHGPDVGDTYFGEDSGDDITAEEFAKYSGQLKTRRPAEIDTKTGLDQEQLDSLLAKYKRYRFKAYLFLLGKPVDELEEAALECKYPMELGLENEFFSPYLHDSAFGWYFDHDLCLLANLSDYQRLVLPNSGGNEYEYDRWSQYKAFYNTPDADREYVLYWEKMVKEMKWLENHVLKDFLEWEPMRRKGLYQSIKIANGFTNIHLGLACHGFEEYVLRTRLYRLFVEGLDRAFLEIWKRVNEGQMCFRDALQDVYNENPVPLSQHTLKAELEWPGGFLQLERQFRRCTEGISKELPDQRVQELIAQEINYKRALPKTYAQYARKKLQVAQVLGIIPRAEIPA; the protein is encoded by the exons ATGCTGACGCCGCAGAAGAGGCGCCGCCGCCGCAGGAGGTCTCCTCGCGAAGGACCGTCCCGCCGGCGCCGCGGTGAAGAAGGCGCATCGTTGTCTGGATCCCTTGTCGAATTGGACATCAGCAGCACGACATCCAGCGCACCGCCGGCCCGCCAGTCCAGGTACCATGAGATCCTCGCCTCGCGCCTCGCCGGATTGCAGTTACAAGCGGGCGTCGCTGTCGACAGCCCAAATCTTCCTTCCGATGAAATTGTCCAAGTCCTCGCTCGTTCTAATTTCTATGATGATGAGCTGCGGGCTGCCCTAGTAGAATATCAAGCCCACAAGTTCTTGAGCGAACCCCACGGACCAGATGTTGGAGATACATACTTTGGAGAGGACTCGGGCGATGATATCACTGCGGAGGAATTTGCCAAGTACTCTGGACAACTAAAGACTCGCAGACCGGCTGAAATTGACACTAAGACTGGACTGGATCAAGAGCAGTTGGACAGCCTCCTCGCCAAGTATAAACGTTATCGCTTCAAAGCTTACCTG TTTCTGTTAGGAAAGCCTGTCGACGAGCTAGAAGAAGCTGCATTGGAATGCAAGTACCCTATGGAGCTTGGCTTGGAGAATGAGTTCTTCTCTCCTTACCTTCATGATAGTGCCTTTGGCTGGTATTTCGACCACGACCTCTGTTTACTTGCAAACTTGAGCGACTACCAGCGGCTAGTCCTTCCTAACTCT GGTGGGAATGAGTATGAATATGACAGATGGAGTCAGTACAAAGCGTTTTATAACACCCCTGATGCTGATAGAGAGTATGTGCTGTACTGGGAAAAGATGGTCAAGGAAATGAAG TGGCTTGAAAATCATGTGCTTAAAGATTTTCTGGAG TGGGAGCCAATGCGCCGTAAAGGTTTGTACCAATCAATTAAGATTGCCAATGGGTTCACCAACATTCATTTGGGTCTAGCATGTCATGGTTTCGAG GAGTATGTATTGAGGACTCGCCTTTATCGTTTGTTTGTCGAAGGTCTTGACCGTGCCTTTCTTGAGATTTGGAAGCGGGTCAATGAGGGTCAG ATGTGTTTCAGAGATGCTCTGCAGGATGTTTACAATGAGAATCCGGTTCCATTGAGCCAACATACTTTGAAGGCTGAGCTGGAGTGGCCCGGCGGTTTTTTGCAACTGGAGCGACAA TTCCGCCGGTGCACAGAAGGCATTAGTAAGGAA CTTCCAGATCAAAGAGTCCAAGAGTTGATTGCGCAGGAAATTAATTACAAG CGTGCGTTGCCAAAGACGTATGCACAGTACGCCAGGAAGAAGCTCCAGGTTGCACAAGTCTTGGGAATCATTCCCAGGGCCGAGATACCAGCGTAG